The following proteins are encoded in a genomic region of Liolophura sinensis isolate JHLJ2023 chromosome 7, CUHK_Ljap_v2, whole genome shotgun sequence:
- the LOC135471459 gene encoding uncharacterized protein LOC135471459, translating to MMQGSPRHVVSQGQFRMLLQRDDRFFPGMNKIKIKGKDLTNIPPSLFTLARVEVLELTPERESCLDFKLPLVPAAIGKLVNLKVVCLDTNELLEVPPEMCLLKNLERLALSNNNLTSLPVGISELRKLASLHVANNDFRDFPLQVCKLENLEFLDFSDNQLISLPEEIGELKQLVTLLVCYNDLTSLPDTLCSLTELTCLWLGNNRIQQLPRRFGNLRKLDWGVRYTSSTLEGNPLIHPPLEICRMGPEAIEKYLSSTETGGRNQRLRQTNRKPKSKGTQDLVP from the coding sequence ATGATGCAAGGATCTCCGAGACACGTGGTTTCTCAGGGGCAATTCCGAATGCTGCTACAGCGAGATGACAGGTTCTTCCCTGGTATGAACAAGATTAAAATCAAAGGTAAAGATCTGACAAATATACCCCCGTCGTTGTTCACCCTGGCAAGGGTGGAGGTGTTAGAATTAACACCCGAGAGAGAATCCTGTCTTGATTTCAAGCTGCCTCTGGTCCCAGCAGCAATCGGTAAGCTTGTGAATTTAAAGGTTGTTTGTCTCGATACAAACGAATTACTGGAAGTTCCGCCGGAAATGTGCTTGCTGAAAAATTTGGAACGCTTGGCGTTGAGTAATAACAACCTGACATCACTACCGGTTGGAATATCCGAGCTACGGAAACTTGCCAGCCTTCATGTGGCAAATAACGACTTCAGGGATTTTCCTCTCCAAGTGTGTAAACTGGAAAACTTGGAGTTTCTGGACTTCAGTGACAATCAGTTGATCAGTTTACCCGAGGAGATTGGAGAACTGAAGCAGCTAGTGACCTTGCTTGTGTGTTACAATGACCTGACATCTCTCCCGGACACTCTATGCTCTCTGACAGAGTTGACCTGTCTTTGGTTGGGGAACAACCGTATCCAGCAACTCCCAAGACGGTTTGGAAACCTCCGTAAACTGGACTGGGGTGTCCGCTACACCTCGTCTACTCTGGAGGGTAATCCACTCATTCACCCTCCCTTGGAAATCTGCCGAATGGGACCGGAGGCGATAGAGAAATACCTGTCCAGTACTGAGACAGGTGGGCGAAACCAACGTCTTCGACAAACCAACAGAAAACCGAAAAGTAAAGGGACACAGGATTTAGTCCCCTGA
- the LOC135471773 gene encoding LOW QUALITY PROTEIN: large ribosomal subunit protein uL13m-like (The sequence of the model RefSeq protein was modified relative to this genomic sequence to represent the inferred CDS: deleted 1 base in 1 codon) encodes MAHNRVLQWATFARTWWIYDAAHQCPHRSGDVLVKYLMGVHKPIYHPLSDVGDHVVVFNTKHIAMEGDHWRRWKYFHHTQYPGGFSQTSAWRLHEIDKTKIMYKEIYARIKGNLLRGNMMRRLHLYPEDDIPDDVLKNVSDQIRQVQIIPKRLGEFTEQEIKDFPKLFDWPEDFLLTSKESSERKPSQ; translated from the exons ATGGCCCACAACCGAGTTTTA CAATGGGCCACATTCGCCCGGACATGGTGGATATATGACGCAGCTCACCAATGTCCGCACAGATCTGGAGACGTCTTGGTCAAGTACCTGATGGGAGTTCACAAACCTATCTACCACCCTCTCA GTGACGTTGGGGACCATGTGGTAGTGTTCAATACTAAACACATTGCCATGGAAGGAGATCACTGGAGAAGGTGGAAGTATTTCCATCATACTCA GTACCCAGGAGGATTCTCTCAGACCTCAGCCTGGAGGCTACACGAAATTGACAAGACTAAG ATCATGTACAAAGAAATCTATGCAAGAATTAAAGGAAACCTTCTAAGAGGAAATATGATGAGACGCCTTCATCTTTACCCTGAAGAT GATATACCGGAC GATGTATTGAAGAATGTGTCAGATCAAATCCGCCAGGTTCAGATCATACCCAAGAGACTGGGCGAGTTTACTGAGCAGGAGATCAAAGATTTCCCAAAGCTCTTTGATTG gccaGAAGACTTTTTGCTAACATCCAAAGAGAGCAGTGAGAGAAAACCGAGCCAGTAG
- the LOC135471772 gene encoding collagen alpha-1(I) chain-like → MGPKGEPGIRGLPGIPGEDGLRGLPGATGPPGADGLTGNRGDKGDTGDPGPRGPRGPAGKQGLPGTPGTPGLDGSKGEPGTPGAEGRIGPPGLDGRAGPQGPVGQPGPMGPTGVNGNPGPPGPPGPPGDQGIPGTGGTGGSRMAYGPAGPPGPAGPSGMPGERGAPGERGLMVPPELLEYLVFRGQQGPQGAEGLRGSPGMPGLPGLPGTSVSHTEVKEIVYQLLRERLQDLVADLQGPPGPQGVGKPGRSGNPGPPGPEGQRGPPGLPGDRGFMGLPGMPGQPGPVGPKGDIGPMGERGPIGEGRPGPPGPSGPPGSRGPRGQGIQGRPGDRGAPGTQGIPGLRGSPGQPGPPGYCEFCNFAATGPQYQQVPRRNIIKGP, encoded by the exons ATGGGGCCTAAAGGAGAACCG GGAATCCGAGGACTTCCGGGCATCCCTGGAGAGGATGGACTCCGTGGCCTGCCT GGTGCTACCGGTCCCCCTGGCGCGGACGGACTCACGGGAAACAGG GGTGACAAAGGTGATACCGGGGACCCCGGCCCGAGGGGTCCACGTGGACCAGCC GGTAAACAAGGCTTACCCGGAACTCCAGGCACTCCGGGTCTAGATGGCTCGAAG GGTGAACCAGGAACTCCCGGGGCCGAGGGAAGGATTGGACCTCCTGGGCTGGATGGAAGAGCC GGTCCACAAGGGCCGGTTGGTCAGCCAGGACCAATGGGACCAACGGGCGTTAATGGCAACCCCGGACCTCCG GGTCCCCCTGGTCCTCCAGGAGATCAGGGAATTCCC GGAACCGGTGGGACTGGTGGCTCTCGTATGGCGTACGGACCAGCG ggTCCTCCAGGTCCAGCGGGACCATCTGGAATG CCTGGAGAACGCGGTGCCCCAGGTGAAAGGGGTTTGATGGTGCCCCCGGAGCTCCTGGAGTACCTGGTCTTCCGGGGTCAACAGGGCCCCCAGGGGGCAGAGGGGTTACGGGGCTCACCAGGAATGCCCGGGTTGCCCGGATTACCG GGGACCAGTGTGTCACATACGGAGGTGAAAGAAATAGTCTACCAGTTATTGCGAG AGCGCCTACAGGACTTGGTAGCCGATCTCCAAGGTCCCCCGGGACCCCAGGGGGTGGGTAAACCCGGAAGGTCGGGAAATCCGGGGCCACCAGGACCCGAGG GGCAGAGAGGTCCACCCGGACTTCCGGGTGACCGTGGCTTTATGGGACTTCCCGGAATGCCAGGACAACCTGGACCTGTCGGACCCAAAG GTGACATAGGTCCGATGGGAGAGAGGGGGCCTATTGGTGAAGGCAGACCTGGACCGCCCGGCCCATCAGGACCTCCGG GGTCTCGAGGACCCCGCGGTCAGGGTATACAGGGCCGGCCCGGGGACAGAGGAGCCCCGGGTACTCAAGGAATTCCTGGTCTTAGGGGGTCACCGGGTCAGCCGGGCCCTCCAGGATACTGTGAATTCTGTAACTTTGCTGCTACGGGTCCTCAGTACCAGCAAGTACCACGAAGGAACATCATCAAGGGACCTTAA